In Neosynechococcus sphagnicola sy1, one DNA window encodes the following:
- a CDS encoding M16 family metallopeptidase → MPPSHPLVTASLRPLLLEDNPQKNDLITNSLPSVMPIPYPWHRLLAICLLTLLLWGSCPHPVLAQPPIPSIQPYWEDVIRRVTEFRLNNGLKFIVLERHQAPVVSFVTYANVGGVNEPNGQTGVAHYLEHLAFKGTTRIGTRDYAAEAPLLAALDRLFDQIQQAKAQQQTAALPPLQDRFQTLQAQAMDYVQQNQMGQIVQQAGGVGLNANTTVDATRYFYSFPANKLELWMSLESERFLEPVFREFFQEKAVILEERRTRSENAPLGQMIEAFLQTAYRVHPYRRPVIGYTQDIEQLTRPQVQRFFQQYYVPNNLAIAVVGDVNPTEVKRLAEIYFGRYPAKPVPPAVTVVEPPQTAPREVTLHLASQPWYLEGYHIPDSHDPDQVVYTLIEQLLNSGRSARLYKALVAEQQVALAAQGSSGFPGDKYPSLMLFSAQTAPGHTVEEVAVALQIELERLKTEPVSEQELRRVKTQVRASLLRRLDSNPGMAQLLLEYEIKTGSWRHVFRDLDRIAAVTPGDIQRVARSTFQVQNRTIGRLLPTDS, encoded by the coding sequence ATGCCTCCATCTCACCCCCTAGTTACTGCTTCCCTCCGGCCACTTTTGCTGGAAGATAATCCTCAAAAAAACGATCTCATTACCAATTCCTTGCCCTCTGTGATGCCCATTCCTTACCCGTGGCATCGCCTGTTAGCAATCTGTCTGCTGACTCTGCTCCTGTGGGGAAGCTGCCCCCACCCTGTTTTGGCACAACCGCCAATCCCCTCGATCCAACCCTATTGGGAGGATGTCATCCGGCGAGTCACCGAATTTCGGCTGAACAATGGCTTGAAGTTTATTGTCCTGGAGCGGCATCAGGCTCCGGTGGTCTCTTTTGTGACCTATGCCAATGTGGGCGGGGTGAATGAACCGAACGGACAAACCGGAGTGGCTCACTATCTGGAACATCTGGCCTTTAAGGGTACCACCCGCATCGGCACCCGCGATTACGCCGCTGAAGCCCCCCTCTTGGCGGCGTTGGATCGCTTGTTTGATCAGATCCAGCAGGCCAAGGCTCAGCAGCAGACCGCAGCCCTCCCCCCGCTGCAAGATCGCTTCCAGACCCTCCAAGCCCAGGCTATGGACTATGTGCAGCAGAATCAAATGGGGCAGATTGTGCAACAAGCAGGGGGGGTGGGACTGAATGCCAATACTACCGTGGATGCAACCCGTTATTTCTATAGCTTCCCAGCCAATAAGTTAGAGCTGTGGATGTCCCTGGAGTCCGAGCGGTTTCTAGAACCTGTATTTCGAGAATTTTTTCAAGAGAAAGCCGTAATTCTGGAGGAACGCCGCACCCGTTCGGAAAACGCTCCCCTGGGGCAAATGATCGAAGCTTTCTTGCAGACGGCCTATCGAGTGCATCCCTATCGCCGACCCGTGATTGGCTATACCCAGGATATTGAGCAGCTGACACGGCCACAGGTACAGCGGTTTTTTCAGCAATATTATGTCCCCAATAACCTGGCGATCGCCGTTGTGGGAGATGTCAACCCCACGGAGGTGAAACGACTGGCTGAGATTTACTTTGGGCGCTATCCGGCCAAACCTGTCCCCCCGGCGGTCACCGTGGTTGAACCTCCCCAAACTGCCCCTCGGGAGGTGACCCTGCACCTCGCGTCTCAACCCTGGTATTTGGAGGGCTATCACATCCCTGACAGTCATGATCCCGATCAAGTGGTCTACACTTTAATCGAGCAGCTCCTCAACAGTGGCCGCAGCGCTCGCCTTTACAAAGCCTTGGTGGCCGAGCAGCAAGTCGCTCTCGCTGCCCAGGGCTCCAGCGGTTTCCCAGGGGACAAGTATCCCAGCCTGATGCTGTTCTCGGCTCAGACCGCACCGGGACACACCGTTGAAGAGGTAGCAGTCGCGCTCCAGATAGAGCTGGAGCGCTTGAAAACAGAGCCAGTGTCGGAACAGGAGTTAAGGCGGGTGAAAACTCAAGTCCGAGCCTCCCTGCTCCGCCGCCTCGATTCCAATCCAGGGATGGCTCAGTTATTGCTGGAATATGAGATTAAAACCGGCAGTTGGCGGCATGTATTTCGAGATTTGGATCGGATCGCCGCCGTCACCCCAGGGGATATTCAGCGGGTTGCCAGGTCGACCTTCCAGGTTCAAAACCGTACCATTGGACGGCTCTTGCCAACAGATTCATGA
- the psaM gene encoding photosystem I reaction center subunit XII, giving the protein MSLTDTQVFVALVVALLPGVLAFRLATELYK; this is encoded by the coding sequence ATGTCTTTAACCGATACTCAAGTTTTTGTGGCCTTAGTTGTGGCTCTATTGCCAGGAGTTCTAGCATTTCGGCTAGCCACCGAGCTGTATAAGTAA